One part of the Gossypium raimondii isolate GPD5lz chromosome 1, ASM2569854v1, whole genome shotgun sequence genome encodes these proteins:
- the LOC105785505 gene encoding serine/threonine protein phosphatase 2A 57 kDa regulatory subunit B' beta isoform yields MFKKIIKGGQRKHSKLDSTDASLYGSGPNSNAVAALSRNSDVPMAPPLMATMEPLPLFRDVPVSDRQNLFMRKLQICCFQFDFCDTLKSAREKEIKRQTLLELVNLIQSGSSKIMERCQEEMIKMIGVNIFRCLPPASHENTGQVAMDPEEDEGYLEPSWPHLHIVYELLLRYVVSSDTGTKVAKRFIDHSFVLKLLDLFDSEDHREREFLKTILHRIYGKFMVHRPFIRKAINNIFFRFIYETERHSGIGELLEILGSIINGFALPMKEEHKLFLVRALIPLHKPKPVGVYHQQLSYCIIQFVEKDYKLADTVIKGLLKYWSLTNCQKELLFLGELEEVLEATQSAEFQRCVVPLFRQIARCLNSPHFQVAERALFLWNNEHILSLIAQNQLAILPIIFNALEKNIQSHWN; encoded by the exons ATGTTTAAGAAAATTATCAAAGGAGGACAGCGGAAGCATTCCAAATTGGATTCAACGGATGCATCTTTATACGGGTCGGGTCCAAACTCCAATGCCGTCGCTGCTCTATCCCGAAATTCTGACGTCCCTATGGCTCCACCGCTGATGGCTACTATGGAACCCTTGCCGTTATTCCGCGACGTCCCCGTTTCTGATAGGCAGAATTTGTTCATGAGAAAATTACAGATTTGTTGCTTCCAATTCGATTTCTGCGATACCTTGAAATCGGCccgagaaaaagaaatcaagcGGCAAACACTGCTGGAACTAGTCAATCTCATTCAATCTGGTTCAAGCAAAATCATGGAGAGGTGTCAAgaagaaatgattaaaatgatcGGAGTCAACATTTTCCGGTGCCTCCCTCCGGCGTCTCACGAGAACACGGGCCAAGTAGCGATGGATcctgaagaagatgaagggtaTTTGGAACCCTCATGGCCGCATTTACATATTGTTTACGAGCTTCTTTTGAGATATGTCGTATCTTCAGATACGGGCACTAAGGTTGCAAAGAGATTCATTGATCATTCATTCGTTTTGAAGCTGCTTGATTTGTTTGATTCGGAGGACCACAGGGAAAGAGagtttttaaaaacaattctCCATAGGATTTATGGTAAATTCATGGTTCATCGTCCGTTTATTAGGAAAgccataaataatattttctttaggTTTATATACGAAACAGAGAGGCATAGCGGGATTGGGGAGCTTTTGGAGATTCTTGGAAGTATTATCAATGGCTTTGCTTTGCCCATGAAAGAGGAACATAAGTTGTTCCTTGTGAGAGCATTGATCCCTTTGCATAAGCCGAAACCTGTGGGAGTGTATCACCAGCAGTTGTCTTATTGTATTATTCAGTTTGTTGAGAAGGATTATAAGCTGGCTGACACGGTTATAAAAGGGTTGTTGAAGTATTGGTCTTTGACTAATTGTCAAAAGGAACTTCTCTTCCTAGGAGAACTTGAAGAAGTACTTGAAGCAACGCAGTCTGCTGAGTTCCAACGATGTGTGGTTCCTCTTTTCAGACAGATTGCTCGTTGTCTCAATAGCCCTCATTTTCAG GTTGCCGAAAGGGCCCTCTTCTTGTGGAATAATGAGCACATCTTGAGCTTAATTGCCCAAAATCAGCTGGCGATATTACCTATCATCTTCAATGCATTGGAGAAGAACATCCAAAGTCATTGGAACTAA